The segment GAAGAGTATCAATGGCACTAAAAGAAGAAGAAAGAGATGATCCTGCCACTGAAGTTGATAATCAAAGAGAAGATATAGACTCATTGAAAGGAGGAGTTGCAGAGATAGTAAGAGTAAGAAAAAGCCAACAAGATGACTCCATACTCTTCGCTTTCCCCATTGTGAACGTAGTAATAGAGAGAGTGCCGAGATCAATCCTCGCTGAAAAAGTATCAAGCGTCGATTTTTTAAACTCTCAGCAATAAAATATTGATTAAATTGAGGAAGATAGATCCCTTTACGAATCCACCAGAGCCAAGAGTAGAGAAGCAGAATCCCTAACGCAACCAATGCCGACAAGAGTAACTCTTTTACCATCATCTTCTACCATTTTAACTTTAGAGCGCAGCACCAATATTGAAAAGAGGCAGATAAAGCGCTATCAACATAACTCCCACAAGCGCCCCTATTAATAGCAAAGAGAGGGGATCGATCAGCGCAATCAATCCTTCGATACGCCCTTTAAGTCGCGCGCTATGATAATCAGCAATCCGCCCCATAATAATCTCTAACTCCCCACTCACCTCGCCAATCGAAATCATGGTTAATGCAACATCACTCATCAACCCACTCTTTATAGCGCTTTGATGGAGAGAGTTTCCGGCGCTTAGATCCACAATCATCGCTTCTAACCTCTCTTTTTGGTAAAGATTCTCCACACTATTTGCAAAAAGCTTCATCGCATTGACTAACGTGACACCACTTTGCAACATCAAATGGAGTACAACTGCACAACGAACAATCAGCCCTTCCTGTAGAATTGAGCCTAAGAAGGGGATCTCTAAAACCATTCGATCAAAAGCGTATCGAAAGCGTCCTTGGGCACGATAAAGACGAATCATTCCCCAGAAAAGAATTAAGAGCGATGTGATCCCATAGAGCAATTGGGAAGAGAAGAGAAAGTGGGAGAAATCGATCACCTTTTGTGTCAATAGAGGGAGCGGCTCACCACTTGCGCGATAGATCGACTCAAATGTGGGAACAATTGCCGTCAGAATAAAGAGAAGGACTCCTAAAGCGACAATAAAAACTGTTAGAGGATAGCGTAATGCTTTACGAATCATCTCGCCTCTCTCCCTCTCAGTCCGCTCTAACGATTCAAGATAATGAAAAACAGCCGGCAACTGCCCTGACTGCTCACCAACACGGATTAGAGCAAGATAGAGATGTGAGAAGCTCTTGGGAGCTTTTGCCAAAACGGTAGAGAGTGCTCGCCCTGCCATCACGCTCTTTTCCAGCTCTTGAAATAGAAACTGCAACCGTCGGCGCTGGC is part of the Ignatzschineria indica genome and harbors:
- a CDS encoding type II secretion system F family protein; translated protein: MQTLERLELRWQERHFFTEQMALLLEAGISLTKALQLLANYSQRRRLQFLFQELEKSVMAGRALSTVLAKAPKSFSHLYLALIRVGEQSGQLPAVFHYLESLERTERERGEMIRKALRYPLTVFIVALGVLLFILTAIVPTFESIYRASGEPLPLLTQKVIDFSHFLFSSQLLYGITSLLILFWGMIRLYRAQGRFRYAFDRMVLEIPFLGSILQEGLIVRCAVVLHLMLQSGVTLVNAMKLFANSVENLYQKERLEAMIVDLSAGNSLHQSAIKSGLMSDVALTMISIGEVSGELEIIMGRIADYHSARLKGRIEGLIALIDPLSLLLIGALVGVMLIALYLPLFNIGAAL